The genomic segment CTAACTCTCTGGACCACCAGGCCCAGAGAAGGCTTTCTGAGCTCTGTTTCCACGCATTTTGGAGGCAggcttactatgtagcccaggctagcctcaaactcatgatcctcttgtttCAGCCTCCCCAAGTGCCTGAATTATAAGCATGAGTCATTTCATTCTCCAcgtttctaatttaaaaaaaaaatcatttacttatttatttgacaCATGCGTGGAGGCCTGAATGTGTCCATGTTCATGCGTGGTCAAAGGACAGTTTTGGGGGACTCGAttctcttccactgtgtgggtccccaGGACGACACTCTGGTTGTCAGACATGGCCAGCGAGTGTCTTtgccggctgagccatctcactggcctagTTTCTATAATCTGTAAAGCAAGAGCAGCAATGCCTGCTGGGAAGAGGCCCTGGGAAGACTAAATGATCTGAGGGGACGCAtccttccatcctctctccccACATTGCCTTGTGGGCGGGTGTTTTCTGGGCCCTCCCATGTGGGTGAGTGTCCAGGGAGCCACCCCCACAGCCTGTGTGGCATCTGCATGAACTCACCTGTGTTTAGCCCCTTATGCTGGTGCCCACACGGTATGGCAGCTGTTGTGGGTAGAGCCACTTGGTTCTAGGTTCAAGGGCTCCATTCTTTCCAGCAGGAGAGCCTTGGCTGAGTGATTCCCACCTCTCTGAGTAGCTGTTTCCTCCTTATCGGGCTCTGGGCTTACCTGCTGCCTCTTCtccaccctccctaccccctaCAGGTATTTCCAGCTGTGCATAGTGACCACCTGGCTGGGAACTCACACTGGACTTCTGTTCTGCAGCAGCAAAGAGTGAAGGTCTCCAAAGGTAGGGACCCATGTCTCCAAAGGGGACTACTGACCATCAGCAGGGTGGGGACAGGGGAGGATGCTGGGATGGCTGTCCCCGAGGCTTTGGAGGTGTGAGTGGAACCATGGTCACAGCAACAGGCTCCCTTCTCCACTGTATCAGAGCTGGTGTGATAGTCTATACCCCAGGGGTCTTTGAATGACTAATTGCCTCACACAGActacagagggaggaagagtccTTAGGAGGCCAGTGAGACTTAGTTTAGGAGCCCAGTCTTTTTCtgtggtggggggtggagggttTCATCATTGGCCTTGTTGAGATTTGcattagttattattttatacagctgtgataaaacacaccaCAGCTGAGGTGATctacaaaagaaagcacttaattgtgCTCACTGTTTCAGAGGGATCGGGTTTAAAATGGTGGAGCAAAGAGGCTGCAGGCAGCTGAGTGTCCATACCacaaggaggagacagagagagcactgcaccccagtgacatacctcctaatctttcccaaacagttccatcaaatGGGGCTGAGTATTCAAGCATGTAAGCCTAGGGtgtccattcttattcaaaacaccacatgGGTTCCTAATGCATCCCACCTCTGCATCTTCAGCTTGTTTGGGGGCTCGGCTCCATCTGGTATCACACTCTTACTTGGACTTGTGGGGTCCAGCTGTTATTGTCTGCATATGTTAATGATTATAGTAGTGCCAGGCTTGCAGATGTTTGTGAAAGAAATAAagtaggccaggtgtggtggcacacacctttaattccagtacctaagggtagaggcaggtagatctctgtgagtgagttcaaggccaaacttgtctacaaagtgagttccaggactgcatagtgagaccttgtctcagaagtggagggcaggaggaggatgaagaagaggagtAGGGctagggaaaggaggaggaggtaaagagaaagagagtgagtaGAAGGAGGACTAGGGGGAGGAGGACTAGGGGGAGGAGGACTAGGGGGAGGAGGACTAGGGGGAGGAGGActagggggaggaagaggagaggaggagggaagtggtgATAGCAGTGGGGATAGAAGAAGGCCGGGGAGATGGTTATGAGTATTAAATAAATTGAGGAACTTCATGTTCTGTGTCTCCTCTGCCATTACCCTCTGCCCTTCACATACACCTACTATATGTACGTGCACATATGACAGGCAATGcatacaaagcaaagaaatgaaatgacaGAGGGGTGATGGCTGACTTACGGCCCTGGCCTCTCTCGAATGACGGTCTCTCTGTTGCCAGGCAACGCCTCAGCACCTGTCCTTCGAGGTCTTTAGCCTGTGACCCTGTCATCTCTTGCGGAGATGGAGTACGATGCTTACAACGATTCCATTTACAATTACGAGTACATAGACACCTTCGACCCCATTGTGGTTTTTGAAGAGGAGAATCCACTAGAGGCCAAGGTGGCCCGTGTCTTCCTGGTGGTGATCTACAGCGTGGTATGCTTTCTTGGGATCCTGGGCAATGGCCTGGTGATCGCCATTGCCACATTCAAGATGAAGAAGACGGTGAACACTGTGTGGTTCGTCAACCTGGCAGTGGCTGATTTCCTGTTCAACATCTTCCTGCCCATCCACATCACCTACGCCGCTATGGACTACCACTGGGTGTTTGGGAAGGCCATGTGCAAGATCAGCAGCTTTTTGCTCAGCCACAACATGTACACCAGCGTCTTCCTGCTCACGGTTATCAGCTTTGACCGCTGCATCTCTgtgctgcttcctgtctggtcCCAAAACCACCGCAGTGTCCGACTGGCCTACATGACCTGTGTGGTTGTCTGggttctgtctttcttcttgagTTCCCCATCTCTTGTCTTCCGGGACATAAACAATACGCATGGGAAAATAACCTGCTTCAACAACTTCAGCTTGTCTTTCCCACACTCCACTAACTCCCGGGTGGATCACGTAGGGTTCAGCAGACACGTGGTGGTCACCGTCACCCGCTTCCTTTGTGGCTTCCTGATCCCCGTCTTTATCATCACCGCCTGTTACCTAACCATTGTTTTCAAGCTGCAGCGCAATCGCCTGGCCAAGAACAAGAAGCCCTTCAagatcatcatcaccatcatcgtcACCTTCTTCCTCTGTTGGTGCCCCTACCACACACTCTACCTGCTGGAGCTCCACCACACGGCTGTACCGGGCTCTGTCTTCAGCCTGGGACTGCCTCTGGCCACTGCCATTGCCATCGCCAACAGCTGCATGAACCCCATTCTCTATGTCTTCATGGGCCACGACTTCAAGAAATTCAAGGTGGCTCTTTTCTCCCGCTTGGTCAATGCCCTGAGTGAAGACACAGGACACTCCTCCTACCCCAGTCACAGGAGCTTCACCAAGATGTCCTCATTGAATGAGAAGCCTTCAGTGAATGAGAAGGAGACCAGCGCACTTTGAGCCCTATTGGCAATGCCCCCATGGGTGCCGCAGCCCAGGGACACCCGGGGATAGCCAGGACTTGTCTCTTGAAGTGGGAGACATGATGGGAAGCTTTCTGGTATGCTCCAATGCCCACTACATTTTGTACATGTGCTCATGTTTTGAGTAAGATTCCAGAGTGTGGACACAGACACTCTTCCAGCAAAATGGAATTCACATCAATCTGAGCCTCTGGAGCAGGAGGAGTAGGGGACCAGCTTTGACTGACTCAGAAGAGGGCAGGGTTCTCCATCCGGGCACATAATATCCTGTGTATGCTGCAGAGTCTCTAGTGTGGGTGAGGAAGTCAGCACAAACCCATTGCAGACAGACCTGTGAGAGCCACAGGGCAGTCAACCCAGCAAGCCTCCCCTGCCACTGCCATCATCCTACAAGAACTTGACTTTGGATTTCAGATGAGCTGGGAAGACCAGCATCCGAGGGGCTGCATGGAACCCTGCAAGGGCGAGGCCggctgtgggtggtggtggtggtaaagaaatggaggagaacaGAAACCCAAAGGTTGGAGGCACAGAACATCAGCATGCCACAGGGAAATGGTGCTCTAGGTTGTGGGTTCAGGTGGTGGCAGCCCTTTGCTTCTGTGCCTATTGTAACCTGAGGCTGGGGAGGAGGACATCCTCACCAAAGCTTCCACTCCATCCTAgggtctcttctcttcttccctaaTCCTCTCAGATCTGGCTGGAAGGTCTTAGAATACACCTCCCTGGGTGGAACGTGGGGGTGCAGGGAGGAAGGTGGGggtggaaggaggaaggtgggagTGTCATCTCCCCAATCCATTCCCTTTAAGCCTCCTGGAGACTGGAGAGTGGAGTTTTGAGACTCCAGGCTCAGAGCATCTCCCAAAGCTGTCTCTGGGGGCTGGGCTGTGAAGCTGATGAGCTAATTGACTCCTCCTTGAATCACGCTTCCCAGGTGAGGCAGCACAGCCTTGTGGGTAGCCTATGGATGGACTTTCTTCCCCAACTCAGACACTTTCTCTTGGCAGGGAAGCCAAGACTTGAGGAAGGGAAATGACTCACCAAACACCACACACTCTTAGTCAGTGACAAAGACCTAAGCCCAGCTCTGCCTGGCTGCCTTCATCCCTCCACTGAGGATTTGGTAGCCTGcattatttaaacatatttaaacttAAACCATTTACCATGCATTTAAAGTGTTTCACATGTATCTTCTCATTTATTCTTCACAGAAACCCTGATTTAGGTCCTTATACATATGAAGAGGCAGAGACTCAAAGAGGTTaagtagctgggcagtgggaccACATGAGATGCTGgcaggctggatttgaacctcagtttcctgtctcaaaggagaggtggagtcaggaaggaaCTGGTGGTTTGGGGTTTTAGCCATAAATATTGATTCTTTAGTGGATCCATATGAACATTTTAATAGTCTTTACGAAGCTTTGCATGTTGATTTCAGAGTAACCCAACATGCAAAGAAAATGCGCTTGATCTCCAACCTCCACTCCTCCTGgttcctgtcacacacacatgctgaaaTCTGAGCAAGCAGAGGGAGGAGCCTGGCAGGGGTAGCCCCTTCTGGGTCCATGGCCTCCTGGCCCAGGGTGTCCACCGTCCAAGCCCCTTCTCCGCCAGGATGTAATATGCAGATGTGTGCCCTCTGGCCTGGCCAGTTCCTGAACTTTAGGCTGCTAGGACTCGCACTCCATCAGGGGACAGACAGACTGCTCCTCCCTTGTGGGGGTCTTGAGATGAGCAGTTCTGAACTGATCCAAGCTGGAACTTCTGATTGCTTCAGATTGCCTGAACTTACAGGGATTGAGAACAAAGAGGGAGGTTTAAAAATAGCCTTGGGTTCCCATTGTCCTTCCCAGGGCCACAGATGTGAACTAAGGCATGCCACGGTATGGGATTCATCACTCCACAGACATCAGGGTTGCCAGGCCAGGCAGGGGACCATTGGAAAAGCTGACAAACAGGAGAGTGACACTGGCCAAACCCTCTTCCTCCTGACTGTCACATCAGCCTGTTCCTGCAAAGTGCTAAGTGGAACCTTCAGTCTTGTCCTGGTGGCTTCCCACGGCAACCCCTATCTCTCAGGACACATGCGTAATCCTTGCAGCTGGCAAACTGCAGTGGCTCCATGCCTCCCTGCAAAGACTTACCAGGGCAGCACTTTCTCTGCAGCTGGGACCCAGCAAAGTGCCTCACTGATGCCTCCTGGGTGGAGGATGGGCTGAGGgaacaggaacaagacaagatgtGGGGGGACAAGAAAGGAAGATCACTGGAGTGTGGAAGAGGAGAGCAAGGCTTGCTGAGGCAGAGAGGACCCATGCTTCTGAGCATCCAGGTGCCAATGAGCCTTCCAGTCTCTGCCTGGATCTGGTAGAGGACGGAGGACCACACTGTGTCCCTTTGGGCCATGCGGAAGGTGAAGTCAGGGCCACATAGCTAGGAAGTGGTCTGGGGTGTGTATGAAGGGGCACTTGGAACCAGCTCTGCTGCCTGAGATCCCACCTTTGTTAGCCCATGAAAGCACCatgggaggacaggaaggggaaggagggagaaaagaggaggggaaaggagacaaCGGAacctccacctccttcccacttgcctggctctcctggaacgcCTCTAGCTCATCCCCTGGGGGCTCTCCTGGACCGCCTCTAGCTCATCCCCTGGGGTTCTCTGTTCAGAGAGGGACTCTGGAGTCTGTGGTTCTGAGGTTCAGACAGAGGGAGCTCTCTATTCTTGTGGAGAGAGCCACTGCGAGGTGTGATCCTTGTCCCAGGGGGTCAGAGACTTGTCCTTGGGAAGGGATTGTGTTGACCTGGGGAGAGCAGGTCAGTGTTGAGATGGTGCAGGGCGCCTGATGCTCCAGGCGGAACTGGAGGAGTATCAATGCCGAGAGAGAGCCATGCAGGGGTCTGGGTACAGtaagcaggaggcaggcagaggaccagagctggggaggctCCGGTGGGGACTGACCTGCTTAGACCTGCATGTTGAATCCCTCCCCTCTCTGCTCTAGAAAGCActggagaaaggaagctgggagGCTGGCTGCACAGCAGAGGTCTCTGGACTGGGAACGTTGGAGAGAGTGGAGAGTTGTGGGAGGTATTTAAAAGCTCTGAGCTCTCTCAGGGGAGTGGTTAGCGGGAAGCCAACCCTGGGCCCATCTGTGCAGCACAGAGGTCCTGCTGCATCAGTTTGTTGATGGAAATTAATTGTAAATATTATTCAAATGTACCTCCCAGTGCACAATTATACTTCTCAGGGGATTCTGAGTACATGGGGAAACTCTGTAAATAATACATACATTAGCCCTGGCGCACAGAGGCACACTGAAGCTGCTGCCGTGGCGGCTGTGGGAGTCACTCAGAGCATCTGCGCTGGAGGCTAGCCTTGGACAAccagctctgtctctctcagaGGATGGGCACAACTTTAGGCATGCCAGCCTGGTCACTGGCCAGGTGGGGACACAGAGCTGGCAGGGAAGGAAGACACACAGGTCAGAGCGTGCCCAACTGGCCTGGGAGGCTCAATAGTGGCTGTAGTAATCATGTGATTACTTGGGCATGCTCAAGCTTGGGGCAAGCATTTCTGTCTCACAGTCATAGGAAAGACCATGGAAGACTTTGTGCTAAGACCTAGTGCCATGTCCGCAGATGGATGAAGTAGAGAGATTCAGATAGGTGAAGTGAACTGGTCTAGTGAGAACCCAGAGCcaagccctgtctgtctgtctgtctgtctgtctgtctgcctgaaaGCTCTTGCTTTCTCTAGAAGTTACTTGgtcagtctctgcctacacccaTCAGCTTTCAAGGTGGGGTGGTGATGAGCCTGAGGGACTGCCTTGCCCTTGGAGGGGAGGACGTGACATGCGCAGGGCTCGTCAGTTCCTCTCAGCCTCTGGGCTTAGGAGTTCGGAAGAGACACTACTTCAAGCTCATCCCTTCTCAGGCCCCTATTGCCCAGATTGTGAAAATGAACAGGATACAAATAGTCGGGgatcccccacacacacttcaacAAGAGCATGGTCCTGAGAGtcacttttaaaatgtcagcttGGATACCTGGGCCTCACCAAGCGGGCCTCACCAAGCTGCCCTCTTTGTGGCTAAACTTTGAATACCAGCTTTGGCAGCCATCTGCCCAGGGCCCATCAGAATCCTGGCTGAAACTGAGTCTTGGcaaaacccacattggagcagaAACAAGATATTTCTAAGACATCTTCACTGTTGCCCTGGTTGTGGGTGAGGGTGTCTCTGAACCTGGGCTGTAATGGCAGGGACACCTCCATGTAATAAAATCTCAGTCTGTGTATCTGAGATGAATGTCTTATGAAGAGAATGAAAGATCTTGTAGATGGTGCCCAAAGGAGTGATCTTCCCTCCACACCCCTGCAGACGGCAGGGGGAAAGCAGGCATGGAGCTttgtgggcagctgggaatggtCCTGGCAGAATCCACCCAGCGAATGAGCTCTCACAGATAGCCAGGCTTAAAGGCCTCTGTGATGGCAATGCCTTGGCAAGAgaggctcctttctctgcctgcatGGGCTGGAATCCTACCTGCACTGTGCACAGCTATCAGGGGCCTTGGCGGGCAGGGACTTGAAACACCTCTGAAACTCTTCCTTTCCCGTATGGATGGTTTGTAGCTCTGAGGTGCTGCAAGGCTTTAGGAGAACAAGTACTTGGCCATCATTCACTTGGGCCAACATCAAGCCCCTCACTGACCCGGACCATCCACTCACAATTTTCCATTGTAGAACACACCCAGCCTTTGCTGCCATGACTCACAGAAGCTTGGGGAGCCAGCCACCAACTCCTTCCCCATGACATCAATTGCTACTCATCCTGCTGTCTTCACTGGCCCTCGGAACCTAGCCAGGGCAAACAGGTACCTACCATAACCACTCCCAGGATGTTCTTTTGGGACTATCCTGCTTCTGGTGCTGGCTTTACCTATGTACTTCCCAACTCCCCTCAAATGTCACCTCCTCTTGGGGACGATGGCTCACTTGTAATCCAGAAAtcaaaaagctgaggcaggaatttGAAGCTAGTTGGACTACAGGGATCTGACCTCAAAAAGAAAGTCACTCCCTCAGCAACTTCCTCTGAGGTAGTCTGACCCCTGCTCAGGGTCACAGAGGAGATCTCACTTCTCAGTAGCATGGGCATCAAAAT from the Arvicola amphibius chromosome 10, mArvAmp1.2, whole genome shotgun sequence genome contains:
- the Cmklr1 gene encoding chemokine-like receptor 1; translated protein: MEYDAYNDSIYNYEYIDTFDPIVVFEEENPLEAKVARVFLVVIYSVVCFLGILGNGLVIAIATFKMKKTVNTVWFVNLAVADFLFNIFLPIHITYAAMDYHWVFGKAMCKISSFLLSHNMYTSVFLLTVISFDRCISVLLPVWSQNHRSVRLAYMTCVVVWVLSFFLSSPSLVFRDINNTHGKITCFNNFSLSFPHSTNSRVDHVGFSRHVVVTVTRFLCGFLIPVFIITACYLTIVFKLQRNRLAKNKKPFKIIITIIVTFFLCWCPYHTLYLLELHHTAVPGSVFSLGLPLATAIAIANSCMNPILYVFMGHDFKKFKVALFSRLVNALSEDTGHSSYPSHRSFTKMSSLNEKPSVNEKETSAL